A window of Chryseobacterium aquaeductus genomic DNA:
AAATTATTAGATAACAGAAAAAAATATGCGGAAAAGATGCAAACCGTCATTCCGTGCCAGAAAGTTTTGAAGTTATTTCAATCTGAAGGTATGATGAGAGATAAGATGAATGAAAGAAAACCTAAGGAAGGGAATAATAAGGGCTCAAAACCCAGACAAAACCCATAATAGTTTATTTTTTTAATGTTGGACGACCCTTGCAATTTATTTGTAAGGGTCGTTTAATTTTGAAAATTTAGTTCATCAAGTATTTTTTAACGAAAAGCTGACAAATGTTTTTACTGTCTAAAAGTTAATTGAATCAATTTAATTGATAGAAATTTTGTAAAGAAAAAAATATTTTTTTGATTTATGGTAAACTGTAAAATTATATAATTGAATATGTATTTTTGTAAATAAAACTATGAAAAAAATAATTCTATTTTTCGTTTTAATCTCAGGGCTTACTTTTGCTCAAATGGAGAATTTTGTAATTGATAACTCGCAAGTATCGTGGCAGAAAGTTTATGAGACGAATAAAAATTTTGAAGAAATCGTTGAAAGTTTAAAGGGAAGAAATAATTTAATTATCAAGGAAAAAAATGAAAATTCTTTGGATGGAGAAATTTCCAATCTGATAATGGATTATAAAAAAGCTGGGCACACTTATATGGGTACTCCAATTATACTAAACGAAACAAACAAGTATAAAGGTTTTTTTAAAATAGAATTTAAGGAAGGTAAATATAGAACGACAGTCCGTAATGTTTCATCTGAGGGTATGACCGTAACTATGTATGGCTCAGGATTAGGTTTAGGTAGTCAATTAGATACAACACTTGAAAATATGGCTCTAAACAAAAAAGGAGAGCTAAGAAAAGGTTTTCCGAAGGTTTCTGGTAAAATCATTGATGTAACTTTTACTAATCTTTTTGATTTTACCAAGATTGAAGAAAATAAAAAGACTGACTGGTAAAGCGATTTCAATTTTCTTTTGCCGAAATCTTTTAAAGCTGTGATTTTTTTCTAAAATCTCAGCTTTATTTTAGTGTGAATTCAAAAATTTTATCTGTCGATAAAGTTGTATTTAGATGCTCGACAATTAAACATATCTTTTGATTAATAGTTTCTCAACACTTTATATAGATAATTATTTAAAGTTCACCTCATAAAAAGAATATAGTAAGTTTTGATTAAAAACCTTAAATTTGCAAATTACACGAAAATCTTAATGAAAAACATACGAAATTTTTGCATAATCGCCCATATCGACCACGGTAAATCTACTTTGGCAGACCGTCTTTTGGAGTATACCAATACGGTGACACAAAGAGAATTACAGTCTCAGACGCTTGATGATATGGATTTGGAAAAAGAACGTGGGATCACGATAAAATCTCACGCCATCCAAATGGATTATGAGCTCAATGGCGAAAAATATATATTAAATCTTATTGATACACCGGGACACGTAGATTTTTCTTACGAAGTTTCTCGTTCTATTGCTGCTTGCGAAGGCGCACTTCTTATTGTAGATGCAGCACAAAGTATTCAGGCACAAACAATTAGTAACTTATATTTAGCTTTAGAAAACGACTTGGAAATTATTCCGATTCTTAATAAAATAGATCTTCCTTCTGCAAATCCTGAAGAAGTTACCGACGAGATTATGGGACTTTTAGGATGCAAATATGAAGATGTTCTCAGAGTTTCCGGAAAAACAGGAGAGGGAGTTCATCAATTGCTAGAGCATATTGTGAATAAAATTCCTGCTCCGGTGGGAGATCCCAATGCGCCGCTTCAGGCTTTGATTTTTGATTCTGTTTACAATCCTTTCAGAGGTATCGAGGCATATTTCAAAGTGGTGAACGGAAGTATTTCTAAAAATGAAAAAATTAAATTCTTCGCTACAGGAAAAGAATATGGCGCAGATGAAGTAGGTACCTTAAAACTAAAACAGCTTCCTAAGAAAACTATAGGATGTGGTGACGTAGGTTATATTATTTCAGGAATTAAAGACGCCCGTGAAGTAAAAGTAGGAGATACGATTACCTCTTTCGTAAATCCTGCTGCAGAAGCAATTGATGGTTTTGAAGAAGTAAAGCCGATGGTTTTTGCAGGAATTTATCCTATCGAATCTGAAGATTTTGAAGAATTGAGATTTTCATTAGAAAAATTAAGACTGAATGATGCTTCTTTGGTTTTCGAACCCGAAAGTTCTGCTGCTCTTGGATTTGGTTTCCGTTGCGGATTTTTAGGAATGCTTCATATGGAAATCGTTCAGGAACGTCTGGATAGAGAATTTAACATGGATGTCATCACGACGGTTCCCAACGTTTCATATCTAGGATATTCTAAAAGAGAACCTGAACTTGCGATTTTGATCAACAATCCATCTGAAATGATTGATCCCAATCTATTGGACCGAGTTGAAGAACCTTATATAAAAGCTGCTATTATTACAAAATCTGATTTTGTAGGTGCAGTAATGACCCTTTGTATTGAGAAAAGAGGTGAGATCGTCAATCAAAGTTATTTGACGGCAGACAGAGTAGAACTTACTTTCAATATGCCTTTGGCTGAGGTGGTTTTCGACTTTTATGATCGTTTAAAATCTATTTCTAAAGGTTACGCTTCGTTTGATTATTCGCCAATAGGAATGCGTGCTTCCAAATTAGTAAAAATGGATATTTTGATTAATGGAGATATGGTAGATGCTTTATCATCATTGATTCACGACTCCAATGCCTATTACATTGGTAAAAAAATGTGTGAAAAACTTCGTGAACTGATTCCGAGACAGCAGTTTGATATTGCAGTTCAGGCAGCTTTAGGAGCGAAGGTTATTGCAAGAGAAACGATCAAAGCTTTAAGAAAAGACGTTACAGCAAAATGTTATGGTGGTGATATTTCCAGAAAGAGAAAATTGCTGGAAAAGCAGAAAGAAGGTAAAAAGAAAATGAAACAGATTGGTAGAGTAGAAGTGCCACAATCTGCATTTATGGCTGTTTTGAAGCTGAATGATTAATAACTACGCCACGTAAAACGGCAAGAAGTAAAAGTAAATCCGCAGAACTGTTCTGCGGATTTTTCTGTGATATAAACTCTGATCAAACGTTTTACCGATTACTTTTTCGTAAACTTGATTTCCATGGTTTTAAATTCTTTTCCTGTTTTAGAATCCGGACCATACATTTCCATGGTCTGATGGGTTTCATCGGTGAAAGTGTACACTTCTCTTACGTCACAATCTTTCCCCGGTCTTGTAGGATCAGTCATTTTTCCTTTAAATTCAATAGCTTTTTTAGAAGGATTCCATACGCCTTCGGTTTGCATAATTCCTGTTCCCATATTATCAATCCAGGTGCTTACAAATTTTTTCTTTGCGTTATCATAAGCAGTAATGCTCATTCCTTCAAAAGGCATTCCCATAAAATTTCCTTTGTGATTGCTTATTTGGTATCTTCCGTCATACATCATTTTGTTGGTTGCTTCAGATTTACTGGTCATGGGTTGTCCGCCATTTTCCATCCACATTGTGGTTTCTCCGATCCAGGTTCCGTCAGATTTTGCTAACATCTTTTGCATATCTCCGGGAGTTGCATAATCCATCCATGCTTTGTTAGCGGTGGCAGAATCTACAGGTTTCCATTCTTCAGTGACGACAGAATCGGTTTTGTCTGAACCTGTTTTTACATCCATTTTTACTTTGTCACAAGCTACAAACATCAAAACAGCAGCAGCTGCGAATAATAAATTTTTCATAGTAGTTTAGTTTTAAGTTGATTATAAATTTAGTAAAAAATAGTATCCGATAAATTATTATTTCATCTTTATAAGATAATTGTAATTTTGTGTATTGGTAACACAAATTAAAAACATGAATTCTGTTAAAAAATTACAGGATATAAAAGTTGCAGTAGATGCAGTTGTTTTTGGATATTTCGATAAAAAGGATCTCCAGATTCTTTTAATTAAAAGAAATATTGAACCTTTCAAAGGAGGCTGGTCAATTCCGGGAGAATTGGTTTTGGATGATGAAAATCTTGACGATGCCGTAAAAAGAGAATTAATACATGATTTAGATAAATTTGAATTTGAAATTCTACAACATAGAATGAATCTATCTCACCAATCCTATGACATCTTTTATAAAAGTTCTGAAAATGAAAATGTTTTAAAAGACTTTATTTTTAGTTTCAAAGAAAAATTTTGTTATAAAGAAAGCTATACATTATATCTATACAACAATAAAGAAATAAATGATATTTTAGATATTTATTCAAAAAATGATCAGCAACATATTAAACTTGCTGAATCTTTAATTACTTATATTGATAATGTTGATGAAAATATTATTTATTATCCATACAAAGATTTTAAATACCATGAAATAATTAAAAACAAATGAAAAAATTAACCATATTAAGCGGTGCCGGAATCAGTGCCGAAAGCGGTATAAAAACCTTCAGAGACGGAGATGGTCTTTGGGAAAATCATAGCATAACAGACGTGGCAAGTCCGGAAGGTTGGAGAAAAAATAGAGAATTGGTTCTCGAATTTTACAACCAAAGACGTCGCCAACTTCATGAAGTTGAACCTAATGATGCACACAAACTGATTGCCGATTTAGAAAAATATTTTGAGGTTCAAATCATCACGCAAAACATCGATGATTTACATGAAAGAGCAGGTTCAAAAAATATCATTCACCTTCACGGCGAATTGTTTAAATCTTGTTCGTGCAATAATAAAAGTTTGATCTACGAACAAAAAGATGACATCAACACCGGAGATAAAGCAAAAGATGGAGCGCAATTGCGTCCTTTTATCGTTTGGTTCGGGGAAGATGTTCCTTTGATGAAAGAAGCGACAGAAAAAGCAAAAGAAGCCGATATTTTCCTGGTAATCGGAACTTCTTTGCAGGTTTATCCGGCTGCAGGATTGCTTCACGACATCAAAGATGATTGTCTGTTGATTGTCATCAATCCCAACGAAACAGGTTTCGGATACGGAAAAAGAGCGGTTGTGATGAAAGAAACCGCAACGAAAGGAATGAAGCTGTTATTTGATAAGCTTGTAAATTTAGCATAATGGAAAATGTAGTAAAAGCCGGAATTTTTGGGGTTTGTATTGGTGATGCGTTGGGCGTTCCGGTGGAATTTAAGAAAAGAGAAGATTTGAAAAAATCTCCTGTTGCCGGATATTTGGAATATATGTCCTGGAATCAGCCGAAAGGTACTTGGAGCGACGACAGTTCGCTAACACTTTGCTTAGCCGAAGAATTGACAAAAGGTTATGATTTAGAAAAAATCGGAGAAAGCTTTGTAAAATGGAAAAAATACGGTTGGACTGCTCACGGAAGACTTTTCGATATCGGTGGAACAACAAGACATTCTATCGCAAGATTAATTAAAGGTGAAAGTGCAAAATTTTCAGGAAATATTTTTGAAGAAGATAACGGGAATGGTTCTTTGATGAGAATTCTTCCCTTAGCTTTTTATCTTAAAGAAGAAGAAAATCTTGAAAAGCTATATCAAATCGTAAAAGAAGTTTCATCCATTACTCATGGACATTTTCGTTCTGTTTTTGCATGTTTTATCTATGTGATTTTTGCCATTGAATTGATTAAAGCAAAAGAAAAAAGAGAAGCATATAATCATATTCAAAAAACAGCATTAGAATACGCAGATCTTCAAGGTTTTAACCCAAAAGAGATTGAACTTTTTCAGAGAATTTTAAAGAATGATATTTCAAAGTATCATGAAGATGAAATTAGAAGCAGCGGTTACGTTCTTCACACTTTAGAAGCATCTTTATGGTGTTTTCTAAACTCCGAAAGTTATACCGAAGCTGTTTTAAAAGCTGTCAATTTAGGAGAAGATACCGACACAACGGCAGCCATAACTGGCGGAATTGCCGGAATTTATTATGGTTTTAATAATATTCCTGAAGAATGGATTGCGGAGTTGGTGAGGAAGGAGGATATTGAAAACTTATGTATTAAATTAGAAACTCAATTGATGAAATGAAAAAACACAAGCCTTTAGTGAACAAAAAAAATACGCTCTAAATTGGAGCGTATTTTTTTATCTTTTCGGTAAACCTTTTTTCAGAGCATAGTTTGCTCTTTCAACAGCTTTTTTCTCTTTCCAGTCCATGTAGCGTTTTTTGTAACGACCTTTCATGAAATTGTCAAAATTTCTCTGAACGGTAAGATTCCAGAGTGAGTTGGCTTTTACGCCCCAGGATTTGTCCCATGCGCGAAGTGAAAGCGAGAAACTTCCGTCCAGATATTTCATCCAATGCCACCATCCGGTTGGCATGAATAAAGTGTCGCCATGCTCCAGAAAGCATTCGATCCCTTCAACGCCGTCCAACGCCGGGAATTTTTCAAAATCGGGATGCTCTATGTCAAAATCTTCTAATGCATAGGTTGCATAAGGCAATTTGTAAAGTCTGTCTTTCCATTTATATTCGAAAAGAAGCACGTGCTTTCTCCCATTAAAATGAGTATGGAAGATGTGCGCCAGATCAATGTCATAATGTAAAAAAGTGACTGAGCCTTTTCCTCCAAAAAACATAGAAGGAAATTTGTCTAAAAACCCGCCCATCAATTCTTTAGGAGAAATATAATCGTCTAATAACTTGTTGGCACGTTTAATAGGATCAAAAAAGAAAATCCTCAAATCTGTAGGCTCTCTCTGGATGAGATCTATATAATCTGCAAACTTCATTTCTGTAGTTGGCGTATTAATGGGAGCAGAAGGATCAGCCTTTGCGCTGTCGTAGAGGGGAACGGTGACGTCTCCTACCACTTCCTTCACATACTCCATCGTCCATTTTTGATAGGCTGGCCATTTTCTTGCCATATTTTTAATCACTACCGGTCTTCTCGGTATCAGATATTTCTCACGAAATTCTTCTTTAGAAATATCATCAACAATATCTATAGGTTTTAGAATAACCCCCATTAGTATAAATTTTATATTACAAAATTATTAAATTATTAAACATCAATAGAATAATTGTGTTCTTTTTAATCTATGACGTTCATCACATTTATTTAGGAATAAAAAAAGAATATTTGTAAGAATAAATCCCGCATTTCTGCAGGATTTTATTTTCATATCAAAAGCATAAAGCTTCTAATTCTTCTTCTTTACTTTGGCTTTCACCTTTTTGACCTCGTCTTTTATGTACGGATATTTTTTCTGCATATCTGTTATCATGGAAGGATCTAGCTCTAGTGCTTTGACTAAAGTTTCAGCGCCTTTGGTGTTGTTCTTCAAATTGAAATAACAATTACTCAGCTGATAATACAATTCCGCACGATCGTGATATTCTAAGGCAGAAATCAAAACACTTACGGCCTCGTCATATTCTCCGACCAGCATCAAAACTTCAGTATATGCATACCAGTTGTAAAACC
This region includes:
- a CDS encoding ADP-ribosylglycohydrolase family protein, with the protein product MENVVKAGIFGVCIGDALGVPVEFKKREDLKKSPVAGYLEYMSWNQPKGTWSDDSSLTLCLAEELTKGYDLEKIGESFVKWKKYGWTAHGRLFDIGGTTRHSIARLIKGESAKFSGNIFEEDNGNGSLMRILPLAFYLKEEENLEKLYQIVKEVSSITHGHFRSVFACFIYVIFAIELIKAKEKREAYNHIQKTALEYADLQGFNPKEIELFQRILKNDISKYHEDEIRSSGYVLHTLEASLWCFLNSESYTEAVLKAVNLGEDTDTTAAITGGIAGIYYGFNNIPEEWIAELVRKEDIENLCIKLETQLMK
- a CDS encoding SIR2 family NAD-dependent protein deacylase, coding for MKKLTILSGAGISAESGIKTFRDGDGLWENHSITDVASPEGWRKNRELVLEFYNQRRRQLHEVEPNDAHKLIADLEKYFEVQIITQNIDDLHERAGSKNIIHLHGELFKSCSCNNKSLIYEQKDDINTGDKAKDGAQLRPFIVWFGEDVPLMKEATEKAKEADIFLVIGTSLQVYPAAGLLHDIKDDCLLIVINPNETGFGYGKRAVVMKETATKGMKLLFDKLVNLA
- a CDS encoding cupin-like domain-containing protein, with translation MGVILKPIDIVDDISKEEFREKYLIPRRPVVIKNMARKWPAYQKWTMEYVKEVVGDVTVPLYDSAKADPSAPINTPTTEMKFADYIDLIQREPTDLRIFFFDPIKRANKLLDDYISPKELMGGFLDKFPSMFFGGKGSVTFLHYDIDLAHIFHTHFNGRKHVLLFEYKWKDRLYKLPYATYALEDFDIEHPDFEKFPALDGVEGIECFLEHGDTLFMPTGWWHWMKYLDGSFSLSLRAWDKSWGVKANSLWNLTVQRNFDNFMKGRYKKRYMDWKEKKAVERANYALKKGLPKR
- the lepA gene encoding translation elongation factor 4 — protein: MKNIRNFCIIAHIDHGKSTLADRLLEYTNTVTQRELQSQTLDDMDLEKERGITIKSHAIQMDYELNGEKYILNLIDTPGHVDFSYEVSRSIAACEGALLIVDAAQSIQAQTISNLYLALENDLEIIPILNKIDLPSANPEEVTDEIMGLLGCKYEDVLRVSGKTGEGVHQLLEHIVNKIPAPVGDPNAPLQALIFDSVYNPFRGIEAYFKVVNGSISKNEKIKFFATGKEYGADEVGTLKLKQLPKKTIGCGDVGYIISGIKDAREVKVGDTITSFVNPAAEAIDGFEEVKPMVFAGIYPIESEDFEELRFSLEKLRLNDASLVFEPESSAALGFGFRCGFLGMLHMEIVQERLDREFNMDVITTVPNVSYLGYSKREPELAILINNPSEMIDPNLLDRVEEPYIKAAIITKSDFVGAVMTLCIEKRGEIVNQSYLTADRVELTFNMPLAEVVFDFYDRLKSISKGYASFDYSPIGMRASKLVKMDILINGDMVDALSSLIHDSNAYYIGKKMCEKLRELIPRQQFDIAVQAALGAKVIARETIKALRKDVTAKCYGGDISRKRKLLEKQKEGKKKMKQIGRVEVPQSAFMAVLKLND
- a CDS encoding DUF1579 domain-containing protein, with protein sequence MKNLLFAAAAVLMFVACDKVKMDVKTGSDKTDSVVTEEWKPVDSATANKAWMDYATPGDMQKMLAKSDGTWIGETTMWMENGGQPMTSKSEATNKMMYDGRYQISNHKGNFMGMPFEGMSITAYDNAKKKFVSTWIDNMGTGIMQTEGVWNPSKKAIEFKGKMTDPTRPGKDCDVREVYTFTDETHQTMEMYGPDSKTGKEFKTMEIKFTKK
- a CDS encoding NUDIX domain-containing protein, giving the protein MNSVKKLQDIKVAVDAVVFGYFDKKDLQILLIKRNIEPFKGGWSIPGELVLDDENLDDAVKRELIHDLDKFEFEILQHRMNLSHQSYDIFYKSSENENVLKDFIFSFKEKFCYKESYTLYLYNNKEINDILDIYSKNDQQHIKLAESLITYIDNVDENIIYYPYKDFKYHEIIKNK